CTGTTTCTTAATGTTGGCCAGTGAGTCACCCTCCACTGTCAATTGAACTCAGAGGACAAATTTTTCTAGGAGGTGATTGAGTGTTTCTTATATTTGTTGAACCATAGCTTGGCTGGTCCGGTCAACTTAGATGGGAATAGAACACACCGCGGGTCGAGGTtcacattgtgggccatcatcagagtgTTGAAGGTTCCAATGTTGTTGGACGGATCAATGGTTCCGTTATATGTAGGCATAGTTGGCATCTTGAAGCCAACATGATACAGAGCCACTGCGATATGAGGAGCAAGAGGCTCAAACTCCTCATTGGAATCACAATCATCTATATTTTTTTTCCAGACaggagcctcttcatttgctcctccattaGGGCTAGCCGTTTGAGGGTTGGATCCTTtgtctctaggttatttgggagctggttaccagctcccatcctattgtgcgtgttaggtgggttattgtccctccaagcttgatcTCGGTTAGGCGGGACATTTAAATTTTCATGCACGATAGACGGATCTCCTCTGTTCTGAGTATAGCTCAGATAATCATAGCGAGCTGATTGTCCTCTTTGCGTGTTTAGATGATCACATAGGTCGGACTGTGGATTGGAGCGCAAGTTTTGagctgaactcaactgattttTCAGATTGCTTCCATGCCTATGGGAATTCGTGTTACGAGCATTCCCGGTCCTTCCCCAATGATGACTTTCTATCCATTAACTACTATCCACAAAGGTTACTGCTCATGGTTGAGGTCAAGGAGCTGGATTATTATCACGAGATTGCGAGGCATATGTGTCTTCTACCGGTATTGAATGTCTCCTTTCATTCTCGTTCCCTGGTGAATTCCTCTGTGGGCGTGGTGGTGTTGGATGACGAATAGACaagggaggatgccttattggagaaGCAATCTTTGTCTTATCTGGACGGTCCAGATTGGCTCGTCCATTCTCTACTCCAATTTTCTGAGTTTATGGTAACACAGAGTTATTATGTGGTACTTGAGTGGCTCACTGAGGCGCTGGTGGATTCACAGGGATCTCTGCCCTTCTTGATGTGGTTTTAACTCTCCTTGTCTGGCCAGGCTGATTTCTGTGAGTGTGAGCCACTTGTCCTTACATGTGGTTATTAGTAAGAGGGTTGTTTCTAGGAGCCCGTTCAGAAGGCACAGAGCTTGGTGTTGATGTTCTGACGGGACGGATTACATTAGGTTGATTATTTCAGTGGGACCGAGATCTGTGAGACCCAATTTTCTTCCTTTTGACATTCTCATCGGTTGTAGGAGGAGGTAGTCGAGCCATGACCCATCTATTCACCTGTTAGCCTGGGCAAGGTGCTCCTcaactgagcattctccatttcaatGGCAGTTAGGTACCCAGGATTAGGGTTCAGTGGGCGTGAGGACAAACTTCTGGCATCATCTTGGTCCACGTGTTGTTTTTCAGGGCGGCGTTGTGTGGGCATACCTTCCCAATGGGGATGGTCGTACGGTGACCTCCCTGATCATTAGGCTCCTTCGTTTCGTTGTCGCGCAtggaacgagtaaccaccatgatgattgTTGGGTTGAATATCGTGTAGGATTTCAAGCTTAATctgttctcaatgaaagcaccaatttgTTGACATGGTTTCTCGTCAACATGGGATTTGGAAATCCAaaatagagagattaagcttATTGTAAACCGGATGTGAAGAAATATAAAAATACCCataatttacgtggttcagtagttaaaatccacatagtctACGAGTCATTATTATTGATCTCTTTAGGAACCCTAgacaaaattgtttatgacaattttggCAAATTTTTTGCATACAGAATGTCGGTCCCTTTTACTGTCCATTTCCCTTGTATTTGTAGGGAATTAtggtggacaatattgggtaaccgtaCTATAAATGGTAACATACAATTTTGGGTAACTTCCTAGATTAATGGacattaaatatcctaattaagcAACATATTTCCAtttacatcaatcaataaatgtatataacgatTGTATGAATTTTTTGCGGATGGGCATCCGAGTCTGTAGGGATTCTCCCATTCAAGCCAGATGCCATTCTCAAGTTGGATATGACTGGAACAGAGGAACATGATGGATTGACTTAGATAATGCTCAGGATAGATGCAGACGATCTAGACGTTGGGCACCTCGATCTCTGTCATTTGCATCTCTCCAACAGTCTGGAAGATCCTGGGTTGTTCCGGACTCAGTGGCACAACCTCGAGCTATTTGGTTCGGAGTTAACGAAACATCTCCGAAGTCttgtctcttttttttcttttcgcgCCACCTGTACTCCAAGCTAGATAGTCGAGCTCGTGTTTTTGGGGTACAACAGTCACATTTTAAATTAATTCTATTGGTGCCAtctaatcactactacaaaactgggctttcccgacacccaaccacgacagtcaattctgttgactgtcgtaatttcTTAGCgtgactctacgccgacagttaaaaactgtaggcatagagaccaacacCGACAtctaataactgtcaccgttgcttttgactgtcgctattgaccccaacgccgacagttaattcgagaccaataccgacagttaaaatgtgtcactattggccccaacgccgacagttaattcgagaccaatgccgacagttaaaatgtgtcgttattgaccccaacgccgacagttaattcgagaccaatgccgacagttaaaatgtgtcgctattgacctcaacgctgacagttaattcgagaccaatagTTGAAAGTAAGTTATTTGTTaaatgttttaataattttttaaaaataattataagttgttagtttttaaatataattagaaaataaaaactaataatatatcaataatattttatataattattttttcttaatatcattatattttatatttatatatttttataataataactatattttgtttaacaaacaataataataactaaacccTATCTACCCGCaatctcactctcactctctcttcttcttttcctcaAACCCAACCAGCCCTAGCCGCCAGCCCCAATTTTCTTCCTCAAACCATCCTTCCTCTATCCCTCTTTGACGGTGTGCATGGAGGTCTTCGCGCGCAGGCGAGGTGGGTGGCCGATGGTCGGATCACGGTGGTGGGCTCGATGCAGGGGCAGGGGGCTCGGCTCTCTCACTCCTTCGTCCTCCCATCTCTCGCTTGGGCTGGGCTTGACGACGGCTAGAGGTTCAAGGGCTCGGCAGCGGCTGGGGGCTCAGGGGGTGGGCTCGACGGCGAGTGGGGTTCTTCGGGTTGGCTGGGCTCGACGACGCGGGGGTCTCGGGGGTTGGGATCGACCGCGCAAGGACGGGGCTGGCtggactgtaacgccccaactccagggactgctacagtgcacattgcaaacagtgctaaactcgctaatcgagtcgtttggccataaacgtgtaactaagtatgattagcggtttaggggtaaactttggttaagataaaacgtttcactagaacgtttactgtatacattgggatcccaaaaatataatttcagagtttattacaagaaagtgtttacaacaggccgttctaagcggcaaaacagggttcagccctagttccactttcaaacctcgcccaagtgttggtcgagcagctgcatatgtacacgtcatcacctaagctctccaactcaaggatggcccagctttcttttgcctttacctgcaccacaaagcacccgtgagccgaagcccagcaagaaaactcatatgctcataaacattcatatcatgatatcgaatcatatctggcatgcctagctatcatagctctattcagcatgcaaatgagttcaaacagatgctggggtatccaggataagaaatcctggccttctgattggaggactatcaagtcaatcctaatcagatgagtgactgccaaacaagtcactaaccaaatggaagagtggctgctaggtaagccactagccttcaagcgcttataatattcatcaaatgagtgtcgcaacacttgaggttccgataaaccacaATGAGTGACCGCCAAGCGAGTCCCTaactcaaatggaagggtggctgttgggtaagcctctaaccttcaataggttctggtaaaccatactgagtgactgccatgcaagtcactaattcaaatggaagggtggctgttgggtaagcctctagccttcaacaggttctggtaaaccatactgagtgactgacaagcatgtcactaattcaaatgggagagtggctgctgagtaagccactagcctccaagcgcttatttcattcatcgaccctcggggtcggtctggcattaatgctctttgagtcattcaatgctgatagtcaaatagacctcatctttgatggcttgcgtgatacacgctaagaccattctgactaatgagtcagtacaacgtgactagtgcccagtaccactgccgaacctgactaatgagtcacagcttcacagttgatactaacacctttgccaattctgactaattagtcagtaccatgcacaagtaagcaatgctatcaatgtgtaacatatgccaattatccaaggacAGGGAATTCAGCacgcttactaaacagttgctagcataattatgatcatgcacaaactcagagactcaagctctgaccaatctcacattcatcattcatggcatgccctaatcacatgtttcttgtgcatcacatgcatcacatttaatcatccagcatgccttgacaataatcatatgcaaatgggcaagattgccaagcattcgtTATGCtgtcaatgtttacatttaaacattcaacatgcatcaatcataaccatgcatgtcacatatgaggtgcagttttcttacatttggtccaagcacaggttaccaacaaatgagccacaagcacgatcctgatccaagcctctagtgtaaacctagtcacaaccacaaatggtgatcaaatgagttcaagttctaaaaccaacccttgaactaacacttaacctccaagacatcaatcctcactaatctgggtagtaggaatgatcccgaggcccaaaaccatgtttccggggtcaaaacgagcaaacggggtgaaaacagggcaagggctgcggccctagcaccttgggccgcggcccccagggttctctgaggcaagggccgtggcgccctccatcaagggccgcggtgcccagcaaggccaaattctgacacctgcttcttcgagcaagggccgcggcgcccaagaacagggccgcggcccaacttcggggcagccatttttccttcgttttaaccttttaaaacctcccaaaaacatgtctaaacattcccaagtcattaaatcaaagttcccaaactccccaatggtccaaaaccaccaaaacccgaggttcaaacaacctaaaaactcaacgattcacaaagtccaattcaagcttaaaaacttttaaaaacttaaaacttaaacttgaattacctccgattgagttgtttccaactaaatcctccggataataagcttctaattctccttaggattgctatgcctcgatcctcgcttgatttcgagtcctagaactcgagataccTTCGCAAATgtgatcgggaacgaaaagggaactttagggagagagaacgtacagatcgttctttttatttcctcaaaaggttacttcaagcttaagtagcttccaataaaacctaatgctcggggtctcgaaaacacccccggggacattatagtcaaaacttccagaatttccccctggtcttactaactcccaatttatcaccaaatgttacttcccattacccaataactcggtaatgctctaaataccccttgacttactccaagtcaagcttaaatcccgttgtgactttcccactagcttacctcctaggatcgtcttgtgctgggtaaccctggcttaaccagataataacaaagtaccacgcccatttcacatatatgctaaaaatgcccgaaatggccaaaatatgaaaatcacccaattaatcacaaatgggttcacatgcatatttaatacacctaaacacgcatattatcattaaatagcataataaagcaattatggccctcccggcctcctaatcaaggtcctaaaccttattaggaaatttggggcattacatggaCGGCACATGGTAGGGCGGGTTCACAGGCTTAAACATAGCAGGTAATCTCTCTATCTCATTCATTTTTTTACTCTCCCTATTTCGTTCTCTCTCAATGTAtgtgttttttttcaattttCCGTGTAAGTGCCGTGCTTGCTGGGTTTTGTTTCTTAGTGTTGATTTGTTCAATTGAAAGTTTGGATGAACTTGCTCCTCAAATGTTCGAAGAGATTTTTCACAGAGAGTCATTGCACTCCATTAGTTTTTGGGTATAACTGTAAGAAAAATTGATTGTTGATAGAGGTCATACTATGAGCTTAGATTAGGTTCTGAAAATACTTGGTTTGGTGAAAATGAGAACATTTTAAATTCTAGATTTGAACGATTAATTTGTCGTGGTCATGGAATCCCCAAACCTAACTAcagtaagtgttttttttttttttttttaattagtttctTTTTCTGTTCTGGTGAATTTTTGGGGTATTTTTGGGCTTTTGAACTATTGCAAAACTGAAGGAGGCTTATTTAGATTTAATTGACAAGATCGAAAATGATGTTATAAAAATTTTGTGCTTTCTTGTCAATGTTCTTGTAGTTGGTTTGAATAGAAATTAATTAGTAAGTTTCATGATGTATTTGTGGTTTTACTAGAAAAATGAGTCATCGTCAATTGGTATTATGGTAACTTTTTAAATTGTGTTTAGAGAAAGTGTGGTTTTCATGAAAATGACTTCAATCTCATGTAGATTAATTTGTTTTCAATTTAAGTGTGGTTTTAAATTGTATGCTTGAGATCAGTGgctaaaattatattaatacttGAACTTAGTGGTTATAATCAAATGAATACTTGAGCTCAATGGTTAAAATTACGTGTGAGCAATACAGAGCCTAAGAACATAAAAAATCACTAAATGTAGACAGATATCAACAACCAGCAATCATGTGCATTTAATTCTTGCATTATTTTTAGCACAGTAGCACCCATGAATATGTACCTTTTTATGTGGCAAATGCTGTCTCTGTATGTATACTCATGTGTTAGACCATTTTTCACCCACCATGCTTATTATTTTCATTGGCTTAACTTGCAGGATTACAAGAAGAACGAATATATGGAGGCAGCAATGCAATGTTCAAATGCTTTACAAAGCATGGAAAGGACGCTTAGAACAACTTGCAATGCTACGAATGCTAAGTTCGACAATGTTGTGAAGGTAAGCATTTTCGGTAAGTGTGGTTCTTATTCTTCTTTATTTAGTGTAGTTTCAACAATATATCAATTTAATTACTTTACTGTATTTTTGCACATAAATTTATTGAGATTTCTCCCCCAGTCTCCTCTTTGCAATAATTATTGAATAACACATGAAAATTTTGAAGGTTTAGGAAGCCATGCTATGTTCTGCAAACTAGTCTAATGATATGAACCACTCTATATCTTCTTTTAGCAAACAATTGCCCTGGTTTTATTAGCAGTGTGAACAACCATACTTTTTGAGATCTTGACCTCTCGCTCCCCTTTTCCAGATATCCTCATTGGAGGAACTAATAGTGCTTTAGCtccaaaaataaacatttaaataaatagagCTTTAGCTATTATATATGGAAACCATTGGAGTTGTGAGTAGAGTTGGTCTTTTATATTTATATGCTTTGGTTTCTATTTGAAGTTTTTGGATTTTGAGTAAACATGATTGCCATTTGGAGTTCATGTAGAGTCCTTCTTGCAATTCCCATATAAATTACAGTACTTTGTTGATTTGTTTTTGTCTTGCAATGTTCTTTGATTGATGGATGTATGTAGACTTGACCTTCATATTCTTGTAAAAAGTTAAAAAGGAAACTTGTCTTATGTGTTCAGTGGTGGTTTTTTTTCTAGGTCCTTGATGGTCTTGTATCAGAGTATGAAAAATCAAGTCATGGTCCAGGAAAATGGCAGAAGCTAGCTATGTTCTTACAAAAAAGGTTTGCAATGATTtttcctcctttttctttttcatttcctTTTGTAGATGTGAATAATATGTATATGGGCATGCCTTTTGATGTCTTTTGAATTCAATGAAAATCCCAGTTTGGAAGGACCACTACTTGATCTCACCAAGAGATTAATTGACCAAGTTGGATTAGAGAAAAATACACTTCTGTTAAAATGCCGGTCAATCAAAGATAAGTTGGCGTTACTTAACAAGCAGCTGGAAGCAAGTGATAAGTCAAAGTCTGAATATCTGAAACGTTATGAGGAATCTATCGATGAAAAGAAGCAGCTAGCTGATGAATATATGGCTCGTATAGCAAACTTACAGAGTGATTGCAGTTCACTGGGTGAGAGGTAGTCTAGCATGTTGAAGGCACTGGATACCGCCAAGCAAGAATCTGTGGACTCGCAAAGAAAATACGAGTAGAACTgatgaaatatattttgattatgTTTGCTTGTTTACCGTTGATGGtgtaataaatttataaaattgttGACTCTTTGTAATATGTaaatttggtttattttttgattgttgactaatggtgtaataaatttataaaactgttgaataaaaaagtttataagtttatttcttttattagaaattgttagaactaatcgaatataaatttaatgttaccaatgttaaattaatttaattttttacgtGCATTCCTTTACTACTCCATAGAGAGCCAATCACGACacttaataactgtcggcgttgttagcaacgacgacacctaaaaactgtcggcgttgccagcaacggcgacacctaaaaattgtcggcgttgccagcaacagcgacacctattaactgtcggcgttgccagaaACGGCGACACGTATTtactgtcggcgtagctacccctacgccggcataggcaaatacaACAGTTAGTCTACtgtcgtcgttgctcaatagcgacagttaaaaactgtcgggaaaaccaatttttgtagtagtgaatataatatatttttctctAGTAAAGCTACATATTTATTTGTGTTGTTATTTGGGTGCATAATTTGCTCATTCTTAtttgtaataattatgtaattctgaattttcttttatttcaaattaattaaaaaattcctTACACCATCTCCAATGGTTAGTGtaaattttgtgtcaaatttggctCAAAAATCAAGTTTATGCTATATATTTGACCCCATTTTTACAATTGTGTTCCAATATATGCACAAAGtgtaaaactaactaaaaaaagCCAACAaagttataaaataaaaaattaatttaatttattttttatgtcAAATTTATGAACTCTACGCATGAGCATATGTTTAAAGTGAAGAGAAAACGTTTTGGCACACATTTTATTAATCAATGGcagaataataaataaaaaatgtggtatttaTTGTGGTCAAATTGGACCCATGCTATATATTTTGTGTTAAATTTGATACAACTTTTGACATATATACTAAACTTGGCACACAATTTACACCTGGAGTTCCATTTTgtcaaaatatgctaaaaatgACAATACATCACTAAAGATGTTTATAGGACTCCATTAAAGATGTTTTAGATAAGTTCTGTTGGTAGAGGTTCTTTTATCAGGGTCATATTTTGTGAGAGCACTCAAAGAGACTTGTGAAtgcattcaaataattaaattagctACCACTCAAAGAATTGTGAGAGCGTTAAAAGAAAAGGTAATATTAATTAAAGCAATCATATGAAATAAATATAACACCATAAATTATTATGTTCAGCCCAAATATAGCTTATGTCCACTTGTTTAGCTATCTTTATATTAGAgccattataaatatattaactcTAGTATTAACTTACATACAATTCATTGATGTCAATAAATATAAGCATGTTTCTTTGGTAGTTAcaatataaatgaaaataaaaacaaCGATTATGATGTTACATTATTTGTGGACGTTTGGTGCTTGCATAATTAAATAGCCTATTGATCTAGTATGCTTGAATAGTATGTTGCTTGTTTATCTATTTTGACAAGATCGTTGCAATGCACTAGCTGATACGTACTTTTAATGTAACAAGATTAAATGAATAATATACTAAAGATAGATGATACATTAGCATAATTTTGTGCTCTAATGATAAGATCCATTGCACATAAAAGTAGTTAGCAAAATGTATGTAAATGATAATGATCAATTAACTCAACGAAATGGTCACAATAAAATAGAAACCAAACCAAATAAAATGTGTTCACCATAAGTATGGATTACGTAAGGTTTGAGTAGGATTGGATCAATTCTAATTAACAAGTATAATGAGAGTTGTCACGCGGTTTTAGAAGTGGACTATAGATATACCACCACTTCAAATACTTTCTTATActtaatatacatacatatatagatagataAATGCAGTTAAATtcatgctctctctctctctctatatatatatacatatatagatataatgTGTGTGCGTGACACActgaaaataaattaatatatcaGAATAAGTGTGATTCAGTGATATAGGGATCAAAGTAGTAGTTGATTAACATTATTAATTTAGACCTCCAATT
The genomic region above belongs to Humulus lupulus chromosome 1, drHumLupu1.1, whole genome shotgun sequence and contains:
- the LOC133795970 gene encoding uncharacterized protein LOC133795970; this encodes MEAAMQCSNALQSMERTLRTTCNATNAKFDNVVKVLDGLVSEYEKSSHGPGKWQKLAMFLQKSLEGPLLDLTKRLIDQVGLEKNTLLLKCRSIKDKLALLNKQLEASDKSKSEYLKRYEESIDEKKQLADEYMARIANLQSDCSSLGER